A stretch of DNA from Maridesulfovibrio sp.:
GATCAGCGAAGCCGGTCTTGAGTACACCCTCAACCCCCGGCTGGTTCGCGGACTCGACTACTACCAGCGGACAGCCTTCGAAGTCACCTCCGGCGATATCGGAGCTCAGACAGCTGTGGCCGGAGGAGGTCGTTACGACGGACTGGTGGAGAGCCTCGGCGGTCCCAAACAGGTCCCGGCCATCGGCTTTGCCTGCGGCATGGAACGTCTGGCCCTGCTGCTGGACGGAACATTCGAAGCGGAAAACGATTTTTACGTAGCCCTGGCGGACGAAAGGGCAGCCCAAAACGCACTGCTCTTTGCGGAGAAACTGCGCAATAACGGGCAGAAAGGCGAAGCGGCTTTCAGTGCCAAAAGCATGAAGGCACACCTGCGCTACGCCAACAAGATAAACGCACGCAGATGTTTCATCTTCGGCGCGGATGAATTCGAAAACGGAACGGTCACTGTCAAGGACATGGCCGAAGGCGGGGAGCAGACAACCATGCCCTTCGATGAATATTTCAAATAATACCGGGAGAGACAAAAATGTCCGAACAGATTGAAGAACGCGATTATGACGAATACCGAGTGATCGAATCGCTCGGGGGATGGAAGCGCACCCACACCTGCAACGACCTTACCGCCGCCAATCTCGGTGACCAGGTCCTGCTCATGGGCTGGGTCCAGTTTCGCCGTGACCACGGCGGGCTGATTTTCATAGACCTGCGTGACCGTGAAGGTCTGACTCAGGTTGTTTTCAGCCCCGAACACAGCTCCGAAGCGCACGAACGCGCCCATGCCATCCGTTCCGAATACGTTGTGGCCATCAAGGGCCAGGTTCGCGAACGCCCCGAAGGCATGCGCAATGCCAACCTCAAAACCGGCGAAATCGAAATCGTCGTTGACGAATGGAAGCTGCTCAACACTTCGGACACTCCTCCGTTCGCAATTGAGGACCGCATTGAAGCATCCGAAATGCTGCGCCTCAAATACCGCTTTCTGGACCTGCGCCGTCCCGGACTGGCCAAGAATTTCATCCTGCGCAACAAGGCTGCACAGTCAGTACGCCGCTATCTTGACGGCCTAGGATTCCTTGAAGTGGAAACTCCGGTACTGACCAAATCCACCCCTGAAGGCGCTCGCGACTTTCTGGTTCCCAGCCGTTTGAACAACGGCGAATTCTACGCCCTGCCCCAGTCCCCGCAGCTTTTCAAGCAGATGCTCATGGTTTCAGGTCTGGACCGTTATTTCCAGATCGTGAAATGCTTCCGCGATGAAGACCTGCGTGCCGACCGTCAGCCGGAATTCACCCAGATTGATATTGAAATGAGCTTCGTGGACGAAGAACAGGTCATGAGTATGGCCGAAGAAATGGTCCGCACCGTGTTCCGGGAAACCATCGGCAAAAACCTGCCTGCAGAATTTCCCCGCATGACCTACTCAGATGCCATGCGCGACTACGGCTGCGACAAGCCGGACGTGCGTTTTGACCTGAAACTGCAGGAAGCTTCTGATATTTTCCGCGGCTCCGACTTCAAGGTCTTCGGCGGCGCTGAACTGGTCAAGGTCCTGCGCGTTCCCGCCGGAGCGGAACTCTCCCGCAAGGAAATAGACGAGTACACAAAATTCGTTGAAATTTATGGTTCCAAGGGTCTGGCCTGGATCAAGGTCAAGGAAGACGGCGGCTGGCAGTCTCCCATCGTAAAATTCTTCAGCGAAGAGGAATGCTCCAAGCTCAAGGAACTCACTTCCTGCGAACCCGGAGATATTCTCTTCTTCCAGGCCGGAGCAGCGGACATCGTCAACGCCGCACTGGCCGCACTGCGCCTCAAACTGGGTGAACGTTTCGGACTCATCGACGAATCCGAATTCGCTCCGCTCTGGGTAACGGACTTCCCGCTGCTTGAGTACAACCCCGATGAAAAAAGGTATGTGGCCCGCCACCATCCCTTTACCTCCCCGCAGGAAGGGCAGATCGATCAGATAACCGACAAGCCGGATGAAGCCCTTGCCCGCGCATACGACATCGTCCTGAACGGTTATGAAGTCGGCGGCGGCTCCATCCGTATCCACACTCCGGAAATGCAGCAGAAAATGTTTGCTGCCCTCGGAATAGGAGAAGAGGAAGCCCGCGCTAAATTCGGATTCCTCATGGACGCGCTGAAATTCGGAGCACCCCCGCACGGCGGTATTGCCTTTGGTCTGGACAGACTTATTATGATCCTGTGCGGAGCAAAATCCATCAGGGACGTAATAGCCTTCCCCAAAACCCAGAAGGCCACCTGTCTGATGACCGAAGCACCCTCCGAAGTCGCCAGCACACAGCTGCGTGAACTGGGAATCAGGGTCCGCGAAAAGAAAGAACTTTAGTCGAGTATTTGTCTGGGCTCCGCCCCAAGGAAAGGCAAAGCCTCATTGGAAATATGGTTATTACCATAGCTCAGCAACGCTTTTGATTTAAGAGGCGGCTTTCAATGCAGTTGCCTTAAACCCTTAGGGATTCCAAAGGGGATTATCCCCTTTGGCCGCCGGCGGCAAAATCAAAAGATCAAAAGCGCGAAGCGCACAAATAATAACAAGAACAAATCCGGCAGGTTCGGCTGGCAACAGGCTTACCGAACCTGCCTATATGTAAAGACCGGACAGCATTGCACGAGCAAGCTTCCGGGTATGCGTAAAGCGGATATACGCGCCATTTAATCGAAGGGTTCCGGGGAACCGGGTCCGGGGCCTTTAAGGAAATTTTTATGAAACTTGAACTTGTCAAATACCCCGCACCGTCCTTGAAAGAGGTCTGTGAAAGGATTGAAGAACTTACTCCCGAACTGCGGGAGATAATCGACAATATGGTCGAGACCATGTACGAAGATGACGGTGTAGGACTGGCCGCCCCGCAGGTCGGGCTGCAGAAACGTCTGATCGTGATAGATCCGTCCGGCCCCAAGGAACGTACGGACCTTCAGGTCATCATCAATCCCGAAATCATCTCCAGCGAAGGCTCGATTGATTCCGAGGAAAGCTGCCTCTCATGTCCCTCTTTCCGCTGCGTCATCAAACGCGCAGAAAAAGTTGTCGTCACCGGAACTGATCTTGACGGCAACGAACTGAGAATTGAAGCCGATGATTTCAAGGCCATAGTTCTGCAGCATGAAATAGACCACCTTGACGGAACCCTCATTGTTGACAGGGTAGGCCGCCTCAAACGCGCAATGTACGACAAGAAGATCAAGAAATGGCAGAAAAACGCTGGCGAATAGTTTTCATGGGTACACCGGACTTCGCGTCCACCATTCTCGAATATCTCGTGGAATGGGACGGATGCGAGGTTGTGGCGGCTTACACACAGCCTGACCGCCCCTGCGGACGCGGTCAGAAGATGCGCCCGTCCCCGGTAAAGGAAGTGGCTCTCAAAAATGAAATTCCGGTATTCCAGCCGGTTAATTTCAAGGACGAGAAGGACGTTGAAGTATTGCGCGCGCTTGCGCCGGACTTTCTGGTAGTGGCCGCATACGGACTCATTCTTCCGCAGTCCGTGCTTGATGTTCCGGCCATCATGCCTCTTAACGTGCATGCCTCCCTGCTCCCGAAATACCGGGGAGCGGCCCCCATCCACCGGGCGGTGGCAAACGGGGAACACGCAACCGGCATAACCATCATGAAGATGGAAGCCGGGCTTGATACAGGTCCTATCCTTGTTCAGCAGGCTCTCGGCATCGCCTGGGACGACTACACCGGCAAAATCCACGATGAACTCGCGGCCATGGGCGGCCCGTTGGTCATGGAAACCCTGCTCCGCTACGAAAACAAGCACCTCATCATCATGGAACAGGATGATGAGATAGCAACGTATGCCTCCAAACTTTCCAAGGAAGAAGGTTTGATAGACTGGACCAAGGACGCCAAGGCCGTCCATAACCAGATCAGGGGCATGCACCCGTGGCCCGGTGCTTATTTTTTCTGGACTCCGGAAGAGGGCAAGGATCCGATCAGACTGGTCCTTACCCCGGGCAAGCCCGGAGACATGGAGTCCGGCGACAACGCTCCCGGAACCATTGTCGGTGAATTTGAAGGAATGCTGGGCATCGCCTGCGCGGACAAACTCTACCTCGCATCCGGTGTTAAACCGGCAGGTAAGAAGGAAATGGACGGCAAGGCATTCATATGCGGATATATGGGCAGATGCTCATAAACTTCCTGCGGAAAACACCATGCGTCCGCGGCTTTGCTGCCGCTTTTTATTGAAGGGGACACTCCCTTGCTTCGGCCAAGCGACTTAATCTGATTCAGGAACAAACGTGAGCATAGAAAAAGATTCCAAAAAACGCCTTTTCATCGGTCTGATAACAGGAACCTGCGCCCTGCTCTGCTTTTTTCTGGGCCTGCTCTGGTACGTCCCCTATGTGGGACTGGATTCTTTCGGGAGCTGGGCAACATGGGTATGGGGAATTATCATCTTCATGCTCATCATGCTTGTCGGCTGGGCCTATGCAGGACTGCTGGCAAACGTCGTGCTTGGCCGGACCTTTCCTTTTTCCAAAAAGGCACGCGGTCTGACCGTAAAGCTCTTCCTGCCGCTGATGACTATTCTGGGACGCATATTCGGCCTTTCCAAACGGAAAATCCGGTCCTCTTTCATCAAGGTCAACAACGAGCTGGTGCTTTCGGAAGCAGGCCACTTTGACCCGGACAAGATCATGATCCTGACCCCGCACTGCCTGCAATCCAGCCGCTGCGACATGCGCCTGACCTACGATGTGGACAACTGCAAACGCTGCGGACTGTGCACAATCAAGGGATTGCTGGACCTGCGGGACAAATACGGCGTGCATTTCGCTGTTGCCACCGGCGGCACCATTGCCAGACGTCTGGTTGTCCAGAAACGTCCGCGCATGATCATAGCCATTGCCTGTGAGCGCGATCTCTCAAGCGGTATTCAGGATACCTACCCGCTCCCGGTTTACGGCGTGCTCAACGAACGGCCCAACGGTCCCTGCCTCGATACCATGGTATCCCTTGCGGCAGTTGAAGATGCCCTGCGCCGGTTCATAAAAGAAGACAAACTTCCGGCCGACGTTGACAAGAACGTGGCCCTTACACCCATTACCGGACGCTAGAGAAAACATATCCGATGAAGAAGCCGACCCTGCCCGGAACACGGGGACTCGCCTTTGAGTGTATAACCCGCACTCTGGATGGCAATGCCGATGCGCAGTCTGTGCTGGACAATATCCTGTCTGCCGCCGGACCGGACCAGCGAGACCGAGGCTTCATAACGGAAATATTTTACGGCTACCTGCGCACGCGCATCCGCCTGCTCTCCGTACTGAAATGTTTTCTTTCAAGACCGGAAGGACTTCCGGAACCGGTACTGAGGGTCCTGGGCATGGCCGCATATGAAATTCTGCATATGGATGTTCCGGCATACGCATCAGTAGACTGGGGCGTGGACTCTGCCAAAAGACTTTCCCGCGGAAAGCTCGGCGGGCTGGCAAACGCAGTGCTGCGCAAGGTTGCCAGGCTGGCCGATGACGGAGTTGACGAGGAGTTCTTCCGCCGCAATACGAAAACCGAGGCTGAGTTTCTCTCGGCCCGATACTCCTGTCCGGAATGGATCGTTGACCTGTGGGTAAAGGCTTATGGTCAGGAACAGGCAGAAATGTACCTCGAAGCACAGACTCTCCCGCCGGCAGCAGGATTCGTTCTGGATACCGGAGACAAGAAAGCAGCAGCAGTGGCCGCTTTGCTCATGAAAGAACAGGATTTCATTGAGACAGACGGACAGGCTTTCGCCTTTCCCTCCGGGCAGTTTCCGGAAGCGTTCAAAACCCTGAACAGGGGGACCCTGTTCCGCAGGAGCTATGCGGCAAGACAGGCGCTGGCTGCGCTTTCCCCGAAGGAATGGCCGGTTCCTGTATGGGACGGATGTTCGGGCCGCGGAGGCAAATCAAAATTTCTGGTTTCACAAGGGATTGCACCGGTCTTCGCCAGCGACCCGCACAAGGGCAGGATTTCGGCCCTGAAAAAGGACCTTGCGGATTTCCCGGCTTTCCGGGCATCCGCAATTGCGTCGCCACTAGCGAACAATTCGCTGGGAACAGCCCTGCTGGATGTTCCGTGCTCAGGACTCGGAGTTCTTGCCAGAAGGCCGGACACCAAATTCCGGCGCACTCCCGACGACCTTGCCTCTCTGGTTGTCCTGCAGTCACGCATTCTTGAAAACAGCTGGCGGACAGTTCGCACAAACGGACGGCTGGCCTATATAACCTGCACCCTGAACCCGGATGAAAATGAACGGCAGATAGCAACCTTTTTGCATCGACACAAAGACGCAAGACTGCTCAAGGAATGGACCACACCTCCGGATTCGGAACTGCGCGAGTTTTTCTACGCCGCCCTCATTGAAAAGATCTGATGTCCTTTTAATTCCGGAACTGATAAGGCGCTATCCTGAGCGCAAATTCTGGAGAAGGAAGATACGGACTACTGACCCTGAAGCTGCTTTTTCACGAAATCAAAAAATTTCTGAGCTTCCACATGATCCTTATTCAGGGACAGAGCCTTGGTCAGGTGATCGGCGCATTTTTCCAACATCCCTTTCTCAAAATAAGCTCTGGCGATATTGTAATGCAGGTTCTCATCCTGTGAACTCATCTGAAGAGCCCGCTGGTAATATTCTATGGCCTGGTCCTGCATGCCGCTCTTGCGCAGGTTTATACCGAATTCATTGAAAAGGTGCTTGTGCTCGGTCTGAAAGGCGGCGTCAAGATTTACAAGACGTTCAAAAATATCATTCGCCTTGGTGTTCTCACCACGCTCCATGTATGTAAGCCCCAGCCCGAAATTCGCCTTGACGTTCTCCTCGTCAACGTCCAGGGCATTCTGAAATTCAAATTCGGCGCTGTAGGTTGCCCCGGCCTGCCTTGCTTTTTCACCACGCTCAATGGAAGAACCCAACTCCTTGATCTTCGGATATACCGTTGAGACATAAAATTCCGGTTCCGGCGAATACTTGGAAAGGAACTCCTCCATATCCACAGCCGACTTGGGGCCTGCGGGAACATAACTTTTATTAAGGGCCTGCACTTCCACACTGCCGTCATCCAGTTCACGGACCATCCAGTACATTTTACTGATAGTCCTGCGCACAGTTGTGCCTGTGCCGATCTTCTGGACACTCTGGCTTGAAAAAACTCCCTGAATCTTCTCTCTGCCACTTACATTTTCTGCTGAAGCCATTTGCAATCCTTATCTTGATTACCGTAATTGAGCGACTATAGATAAATTTCTACTGAAACGCCAACAGCAAAATCAGGTTGCTGGATGACCGTTCCTCCCAGACAGCAACAGCAAAGTACATTTTCCAATTTTGTCCTTCATTTTTGTCGCACGAAGTTTTATCTTGGCTGTCTGCTGTACAGCAGATGAATAAGAGCTGACATGACAGTGAATAGTGACAAAAAAACGTTATTATTGTAAGCACTCATTTCTAACGTTTTTTGTAAATTCATACCAGAATGCCGTGGAAACGGGTCAGACCAGACGAGGGAAAAATGAACAAGACAAAAGTTGGGCAGCGCATCAAAACCTTCAGGGAAAAACAGGGACTCAGTATTGAGGATTTTTCGGAACGAACCGGACTGGGGCTGGAATTCCTTGGTGCGGTTGAAGAAAAGGACATGTATCCCTCGCTGGGCCCCCTGCTTAAAATTGCCAGGGCACTTGGTGTCCGCCTTGGAACTTTTCTGGACGACCATGTCAGCAAGGACCCGATCATCATAAAATTAGATGAGCGTGAAGAAGAATTTTCCATGCATTCCGATATGGAACACACGGCTTCCATGAAATATTTCTCTCTTGGAAAAGGGAAAAGCGACCGCCATATGGAACCGTTCTTCATTGAAATAGAGCCGGAAGATACGGAACCGAAACTCACCTCCCACGAAGGAGAGGAATTCATCATCGTTGTTTCGGGAAAACTCAAGGTGGTATACGGAAAAGAGGAAAGCGTGCTCCAGGCCGGAGACAGCGTTTACTTTAATTCCGTTGTTCCGCACTACGTAGCCGCACACGGCGAAAAGTGCGACATTTACGCAGTCCTCTACTTCCCGGAATAGGAAAGGCGGTTCCATGGAAAAATCACACCTCAGGGAGATTACTCTCGGCACACTGCTGGACGAGATAGTGGAAAACTATCCTGACAACGAAGCAGTTGTTTACGTTGACCGCGATTTCCGCCTCACCTACCGCGAATTCGGTGAACTTGTGGATGAACTGGCCATGGGACTCATGGCTCTGGGCATAAAGAAGGGCGAAAAGGTCGCAATCTGGGCAACCAACGTGCCTTACTGGGTTGCCCTGCAGTTTGCCACGGCCAAAATCGGGGCTATCCTGCTGACCGTAAACACCTTTTACCGCACTACCGAACTGGAATACCTGCTCAAACAGTCCGAATGCGAAAACCTGGTCATCATCGATGGCTTCCGGGAAATAGATTACCTTGAAACCGTGTATGATCTGGTCCCGGAACTGAAAACACAGGAACGCGGCTACCTGAAAAGCGCCAGATTTCCGGATCTCAAAAGAGTTTTCTTTCTGGGACAGGAAAAACACCGCGGAATGTATTCCATGGCCGAGGTCATCAACCTTTCCGCAGTTGTATCGGAAGAGGAATACCAGACCCGCCAGGACTCCCTTGATCCCCATGATGTGGTAAACATGCAGTACACTTCGGGAACAACAGGATTCCCCAAAGGTGTGCAGCTGACCCATTACAACATCGGAAACAACGGATTCTGGATCGGCGAAAACCAGGGTTTCCGACCGGGTGACCGGCTCTGTCTGCCTGTTCCCCTGTTTCACTGTTTCGGCTGTGTACTCGGAGTACTTGCCGCCATCAACCATGCCGCAACGCTGGTCATTCTCGAAGGATTCGACCCGCTGCTGGTCATGGCTTCCGTGGATCAGGAAAAATGCACCGCTGTTTACGGCGTTCCGACCATGTTCATCGCCATTCTCGACCACAAGATGTTCAACAGATTCGACTACTCTTCTCTGCGTACCGGAATCATGGCGGGCTCTCCGTGCCCGGTGGAAGTCATGAAGAAAGTCATGGACAAAATGAACATGAAGGACATCACTATCTGCTACGGGCTGACCGAGGGTTCCCCGGTGATGACCCAGACCAGAATGGAAGACGACATCAGACGCCGGACCGAAAGCGTGGGCCGGGCAATGCCGGAAATCGAAGTGGCCATATTCAACCCGGAAACGGGCAAGGAGTGTGAACACGGCGAAACAGGCGAAATCTGCTGCCGCGGCTACAACGTGATGAAAGGCTACTACAAGAACGATGAAGCCACGGCAACGGCCATCGACATAGACGGATGGCTCCATTCCGGCGACCTCGGAACCATGGACGAAGAAGGCTATGTAGAAGTAACCGGAAGGCTGAAAGACATGATAATTCGCGGGGGAGAAAATATTTATCCTCGTGAAATAGAAGAATTCCTTTACACCATGGATGGAATTCTAGATGTTCAGGTTGCCGGCGTTCCGAGCAAGAAATTCGGTGAGCAGGTGGGAGCGTTCATCATATTGAAAGACGGCGTTGAAATGGATCAGCAGGATGTTGTGGACTTCTGCCGGGGCAAGATATCCCGATACAAAATTCCAAAATACGTCACTTTCATAGATTCTTATCCGATGACGGCGAGTGGTAAAATTCAGAAATACAAATTAAGGGAAATGGCCGCAGAGCTGTACCCCGATGCATAGGAAAAAAGACATTTCTTTGAACAGAAAATGATTCACGGTGCATCCAATAAAAGCAACCGCATCAGGGAGGCGGTATGAGCAACAACCAGGCATACAAGGAAATTGCGCCCAGGCTTCAGGGCCTGCGGGACGCAATGGACATGACACTTGAGGAACTGGCCGAAAAAACCGGAGTAACGGTAGAAAAAGCCGCTCAGTATGAATCCGGGACCATGGAAATCCCCGTGAGCTACCTTATGGATGTGGCGCACATCTGCGGGGTAGGCCTTACGGTTCTTATCTCCGGTTCCGAAGCGCACCTGACCAACTACGCCCTTGTGCGCAAAGGCAAAGGGCTGGTCGTGGACCGCCGCAAGGACTACGACTACAAGAATCTGGCCTCCACTTTCGTGGGCAGACGCATGGAGCCTTTCATGGTCGAGGTGCCGTCCAAGGACGTGACGGAAATGAACTTCACCACCCACCGGGGACAGGAATTCATCTACGTGCTTGAGGGACGCCTTGAACTCAGGCTCGGCGACTCCGTCCTTGAACTTGATGAAGGCGATTCTCTGTACTTTGATTCCAACACCCCGCACGCCCTGCGAGGCCTTGGCGGCAGATCTGCACGCATGCTGGACGTCATTCTCTAGCAGGCCGTATCCGGTAGCGTCCGCCTGCGGCGAACGCACCTGCGGTCTGCGGTAAAAATCCGACTTTACTTTTGAGAACCGAACGTCAACCAACAGCAATTATCGGGATGGAATCAGACATCCCTGTGGAGATATGAAATGCAGAAGCAGAAATACACGTCATACGAAGACTTCCGTGCAGGATATAAAGCCGAGGTGCCCGACAACTACAATTTCGCTTTCGACTGTGTGGACAGATACGCCGCCGAAGATCCGTCCAGACCTGCGATGATCCACATCGGCCCGGACGGCACGCGCAGGGAAATGGATTTCGGATTCTTTTCCAAAAAATCAGCACGGCTGGCCAATGCCCTGACCAAGGCAGGAGTGGGCAAAGGTGATCGGATCATGATCATCCTCTATCGCCGCATAGACTGGTGGATATCCATGCTGGCCTGCCACAAGATCGGGGCTGTCCCTGTTCCTTCCCCCAACCTGCTGACCACCAAGGACATCGAATTCAGGGTCAATTTTGCAAAGATCAAGGGAATCATTGCCGAAGACTCGGTTGCAGATCGGGTTGAGGCCGCAAGAAAGGACTGCCCGACCCTTGAAATACTTGTTCAGGCAGGAGAAGCGGAGACTCACGAGGGATGGCTGGATTTCGAAACCATCTGCGAGGAATCATCCGATTCCTTCCCCCGGCCGGACGACTGCGCCTGCGGAGATGATTCCCTGCTCATATTCTTTTCCTCCGGCACCACCGGACCGCCGAAAATGGTCGAGCACACCCACAATTATCCGCTGGGTCACTACACCACAGGAGCCTACTGGCACGATCTGGAACCGGGCGATATCCATCTTACTCTGGCCGATACCGGCTGGGGCAAAGCCGTCTGGGGCAAATACTACGGCCAGTGGATGGCCGGGGCCGTGGTCTTCGTATGGGATTTCCGCGGAAAATTCGTACCTTCAGAGCTGCTTCAGATCATTTCCGAACACAAGGTCACGACCTTCTGCGCTCCGCCGACAGTCTTCCGTTTCATGATTCGCGAAGACCTTTCCAAGTACGACCTGTCCGCACTCAGGCACTGCACCACTGCCGGGGAACTGCTCAACGCTTCCGTTTTCGAAGCCTGGCAGGAAGCAACCGGTCTGCCCCTGTACGAAGGCTACGGACAGACGGAATCCGTACTGCAGATCGCAACTTTCCCGCACATGACACCCAAACCGGGGTCCATCGGCAAACCGTGTCCGGGATGGGACATCGCGCTTTTCGATGCTGAAGGCAACCGCTGTGCCCCCGGTGAAGAAGGACAGATCTGTGTAAAGCTCGACCCGCGCCCGGTGGGACTTTTCACCGGCTATCTGGACGAGCCTGAAAAGACCGCCAATGTCATGGTCAACGGCTACTACCAGACCGGCGACAAAGCCTGGATGGATGAAGACGGCTACTTCTGGTTTCTGGGCAGGACCGATGATCTGATCAAGAGTTCCGGATACCGCATAGGACCCTTTGAAGTGGAATCCGCGCTGATAACACACGACGCGGTAGTCGAAGCAGCCGTTACCGGCGTTCCCGACCCGGTCCGCGGACAGGCCGTAAAGGCGACTATCGTGCTGGCTGCCGGTTACGAAGGCAGCGCCGAACTGACCAAAGAGCTTCAGGATCACGTCAAGAAAGTAACTGCCCCGTACAAATACCCCAGAGTGATAGACTACGTTGACGAACTGCCCAAGACCATCAGCGGAAAAATCAAACGGGCCGAAATCCGGGCAAAAGACGAGGCCGAGGCAAAATAACCTCTGCCCCTCCAGAATAGACCGGGATACAGAAACAAACGCCCTGCCGACATATATCGGCAGGGCGTTCTCTTTTTTAACACAACAATCCCCAATGTCCGGCTACCGCTGCAGCAAACGTTCTCCGGCCTCCACTGAACGTGTCACCCAGACGTTGCCGCCAATGACCGCGCCCTGCCCTATGGTAACCCTTCCGAGGATTGTGGCCCCGGAATAGACTATGACATCATCCTCCACTATGGGATGGCGGGGTATGCCTTTGATCAGGTTGCCGGAATCGTCCTGCGGGAAGCTCTTGGCGCCGAGGGTGACACCCTGATAGAGGCGAACATTACGGCCGATGATACAGGTTTCACCTATAACCGTACCGGTCCCGTGGTCGATGAAGAAATGCTCCCCGATCCTTGCTCCGGGATGGATATCGATACCGGTCTTGGAGTGGGCCATCTCGCCGATGATGCGGGGGATGAGGTCCACTTCCAGCTTGTAAAGCTCGTGAGCAATACGATGATGAGTAAGGGCGGTTATGCTGGGGTAGCAAAAAATAGTCTCGCCGGGACTCTTTGAAGCCGGGTCGCCTATGTAGGCGGCCTGAACATCGGTAGCAAGCAGCCTGCGGATTTCCGGCAGTCTGGACATGAACTCGGAAGCAATGCGCTTTGCGTCTGCCTCGCAATCCATGCAGCGGAGTTCGTCAGCCTTGCAGAAAAAACAGTGCCCGCGCAGAACCTGCTCCACCAGAATGCGGTAGGCCACATCCAGATTTCCGCCGATGTGGTAGCGCATGGTTTCGGGCCGGATTTCGGAATCACCGAAATATCCCGGAAAAAGAACCGCCTGCAGCCTTCCCACCAACTCTCCGAGAGCCTCCAGAGAAGGCATGGGCCGGTCGTGTTCCGGCATGTGATAGACGGATTCGTATGAGTTTTCCTCGCAAAGGGCCTCGACCACATCCGTCAAAAGGGGATTCCCGATCTTGCTGACCATTGTTAGCGCACCTTAGTCCTTGAACAGCACAGTGCTCAGATAACGTTCCCCGGTATCGGGAACGATGAACACCACCAGCTTGTCTCTGTTTTCTTCCCTTTTCGCAATTTCAACAGCGGCATAAGCAGCCGCACCGGCTGAAATTCCGCACAGTATGCCTTCTTCCCGGATAAGACGCCTTGCAGTGTTCACGGCGTCATTATCCGCAACACGCACGATCTCGTCGATGATATCGGTATCCAGAACTTCAGGGACAAAACCGGCCCCGATGCCCTGAATGGCGTGGGGTCCGGGCTTTCCTCCGGACAGGACCGGAGAGCTCTCCGGCTCCACAGCAACAATCTTGATCGCAGGATTGCGCTTTTTGAGTTCCGCGCCGATACCGGTCAATGTTCCACCGGTTCCGACTCCGGCAACAAAAATATCTATTCTGCCGTCCGTATCATCCCATATTTCGTTAACGGTAATGGTTCTGTGCGCCAACGGGTTGTCAGGATTTGCAAACTGCATCGGCAGAAAGGCTTTCGGGTCCGCCCCGGCAAGCTCCTCGGCCTTTCGGACAGCACCGGCCATACCCTCCGCTGCCGGGGTGAGCACAAGCTCTGCGCCGAACCCCTTAAGCAGGTCCTTGCGTTCACGGCTCATGGATTCAGGCATGGTCAGGACCAGCTTATAGCCCTTTGCGGCGCATACAAAGGCCAGCCCGACACCGGTATTCCCGCTCGTGGG
This window harbors:
- the epsC gene encoding serine O-acetyltransferase EpsC yields the protein MVSKIGNPLLTDVVEALCEENSYESVYHMPEHDRPMPSLEALGELVGRLQAVLFPGYFGDSEIRPETMRYHIGGNLDVAYRILVEQVLRGHCFFCKADELRCMDCEADAKRIASEFMSRLPEIRRLLATDVQAAYIGDPASKSPGETIFCYPSITALTHHRIAHELYKLEVDLIPRIIGEMAHSKTGIDIHPGARIGEHFFIDHGTGTVIGETCIIGRNVRLYQGVTLGAKSFPQDDSGNLIKGIPRHPIVEDDVIVYSGATILGRVTIGQGAVIGGNVWVTRSVEAGERLLQR
- the cysK gene encoding cysteine synthase A; this translates as MNIHDSMLSLVGNTPLVRLNKVTEGCAAQVVAKLEFFNPCSSVKDRIGLSMIEEAEKRGELKPGATVVEPTSGNTGVGLAFVCAAKGYKLVLTMPESMSRERKDLLKGFGAELVLTPAAEGMAGAVRKAEELAGADPKAFLPMQFANPDNPLAHRTITVNEIWDDTDGRIDIFVAGVGTGGTLTGIGAELKKRNPAIKIVAVEPESSPVLSGGKPGPHAIQGIGAGFVPEVLDTDIIDEIVRVADNDAVNTARRLIREEGILCGISAGAAAYAAVEIAKREENRDKLVVFIVPDTGERYLSTVLFKD